The Paramormyrops kingsleyae isolate MSU_618 chromosome 23, PKINGS_0.4, whole genome shotgun sequence sequence GAGGCTGGCTCTCCTGAGGTTATGCAGGGTCGTTTCTCTACTATATTCAGACAAATCCATTCTGCAAATAAGACACTTGTGATTTTCCTGGGGGAAAATATGGAAAAACTATACTTACAAAGAAATTTGAAAGTGCATAACCACATAGTGTGCTGTTGATCATATATTTGATTGACAGTAGGGGTTATCCCACTCCAAGGGTGTCAAAGCCATACTTTCCATCACTAGCAAAATGCCCAACACCTAACAGGCCATGACAGAGGATCATTTCCACAGCTATTGAGACAGGCCTGCCTTTAATCACCGACCAATAAAAAAGCCCCCTCATGGAGGGGCGGGATTCCGAACTCACTCATTTTCCTCATATTCCTGTGGGTAGTGGCCGGATCTTCCAGAGGCTCATGCACTCATTGGTGAGGGCAGTAGCTCATCTCTGCAAATCCAGTAGAGCCTGGGTACAGGGAACAGTGACCAGGGGCTAGATAACACAGCCTGGAGCAGCCCAACCAACATGGTGACAGGGAGGGTTGCATTAACAGGCCCTGTGAATGCCAGCAGAGTCCTACCTCATCGATCCTTCCCTGGCTATAGGGCAGGTCTAACATAATCAGGAAAACAGTGTCCTCCTCATCACTGATGATGATGCCCTCCTGCTCTCTTGAATACATGCATTTAGGcagcaaaaacacatttaaacattagtagacagtaacaataaataatacaggACAATCAACAGTGGAAGAAAATTCTTTGAGCGAGAACCATTTCTGCTCCCCATGTGAGCCATGCTCACATGAACTTGGGCCAGCTTCCACATCGTCGTGTGGATCTGTCCTGATAGATTAATACTGTAGATACAGAAGAGGCACGATGAAGAGAATACAGTGCAAGGTTAGTACTAACCAGAAAGAACTAGTTAATTAACTAGCTAAATATGCAAGAGGTCTCCACTCAGTGAAGTTGTGAACAACTCTGGCAGTTCCCTGggtacatttcccaaaagctctCATCAGCAACTTACACAGTTGGAATCATGCAACTGAATGAGTCCAACCTGTCACGACATGCAAGCAAGGCACGACCCAAAGGCAGGTTACAGTCTGAATTCCCTGAGATGGGGTGTTGATTGAAGTACACAAGGCAGGTGCACAGCTGTGGACATACCTCCTCATCGTGGCCAGCATGACCAAAGACTTTCATAAGGCATTTCTCCAGTCAGAAACTATAGAAATGATCCCTGAAAGTATAGTCTTAAGATAGCAGTTTAATGCTCGCAGACTCTTCTGAAGACGGAAGCAGTTTCATCCACGGTGTCTCTGGTCTTCAAGAACGTTAGCTGGCTTCACCTTCCTTTGTATATATTGCTGGATggccccactgagccactcttGAAAGTTGAGATATACTGTACTTAAAGAAACTGCATTAAACGGATTTTATGTAAAGTGGCttgcatttttattaccttCAGAAAGACATATGAAATACCACATTCTATAAGACTTACTACAAGAAGGttatcatttaaatgaaaatattctgTAGAAAAAAAGGACACCTTTATTAATAAGGAAGGATGGTACTTTATTTCAGTCATGGCATCTGCCCATCTCAAAACCTCCCCCTATGGGAGCCTTAGTGGTTCACCTATGCAGCTCCAAGGGTCCAGTACACAACAGCAAATCCCACCCAGATCCATTCCTCTAGCTGTATGAGATGGGAGATTACAGGGTTCAGCGAGAATTGTAGTGCCAGTAAGACTATACATACAGACAAGACCTCAAAACTTTCACTTATATTGACCAGTTTAATTGTCCAAAAATGTATGCTACAACACATGCCGTAAGCAAGAAATATGAGAAATCTTTTCTATCACATCCATTCTTACAAAAGTAGGACAACACCACAATGAGTAACTGAGTAAAGGAGATCTCCCCAGGAATAATCACAATCACATGCAAGCAATATTAAATCACTGTCAAATATCTTATATGTGCACCCTTCCCCATATGGGCATAcaggtacaaaatgggtggTAAATTTCTGCCCCATCTTAATGTGCACCCTCACCATAAGCCTGGATAAGTTCAATTTACTTAAGAAAATTGAGGAAACAGGTCTCCTTAAAAAAAAGTTCATTTAACTTAAAACTTAACAAGTTGCTTCAACTCTTCAATCTTTTGTAAAAGCTTTTTTCAAGACGAGGGCAGAATACTCTTGGTCGTCTCTGTCTTTGCTCCTTTTCCATCTGTCCCACTCTTGCAAGAGCCCAAGCACATGCCCTGCAGCTCATGACTGCAAGGACACTCTGCTTCCTTTGAACTCATTTTTGACtcattgtaatgaaaataattcTTTTCTAATCAATATTTTAGCCAAAATAATTTGCTTAGTAGGTGTGTTGATAAGCTAGATGTCACTTGACCCCTACCTAAAGGTAATTGAATGGTAATGGAAATTAAACAGGCATGTCCCAAAAGATGATAAGACAAAGTACAAGGGGTAcaattggggggaaaaaatctatgttttatttagatttgaatGAAAAAAATGGCATGTCCAAAATTATTAATGCCCTTCTCAATAGTCAATGAAAAAGCCTTTTTTGGATTTTACAGCATAAGgacataagaaatttaaaaatgagaggaggccatcaagcttgtttggagagaacttaactaatagctcagagttgttaaaatcttatctagctctgatttaaagtaacccagggttttagcttgcactacactagcaggaagactattccatactctaactacacgccgtgtaaagaagtgcttctgcaaaaattttttaaaatgttctccctctAATttccatgagttctagtattgaaactaatactgaaatagccatttggctgaacagcatccaaacctgttagaatcttatatacctggatcatgtccccccttagtctcctttgcttgaggctgaacagattcagctcagctaacctctcctcataagacattcctctaagaccaggaatcattctcctctaagaccaggaatcattctcgtagccctacgttgcactctttccaaggcagcaatgtccttcttaaggtatggtgaccaaacctgcacacaatattcatGGTGGgctcttaccaaggaattgtataatcatagcatcacttcccttgacctaaactccacacacctagagctataacccaacatcctagtaggccttttacagtgcccacttttaatattaattggggCTTTCCGTCTTTCTCCACTTATATTCTTAAGTAaccaaattttaaatatatattgtgtgcATACCTAGTatgtgtacatattttattctcGGATTCTACTTTATGCCCCGGATTCTGTTTAATTGTAAGATTTACTATGCATCTGCTGGCGCGTTCCAAACTAAATCTCATTGCATTTACtatgacaataaaatatctttttgTCCCGGGTCCCGGTCCCTGTCCCCCTCTGGTCTTGTATTCTAGCATCTGGTCTGTCGTTTTTCCCCTGGTGTGACTTTCCCTCATCCGTCTGCCTAGTACAGATCCCCTCTCCGGCCGACCTCGCATGCCCGGAGTACATGCGTCGGGGAGGGTTCTGTGACACCCGCAGTCcttgcctctcgtttcagcccctgtgtggatgatcccaggtgcctctcgtttacTCCCTCATCTGtgatgtatttaagtgcctcctCATCCTGAGCTCTCCAGTCTGCTCATTGTATTCTTATGTGTGTGATGTCATTTTATGTTGTTGCTGCCTGCCTGTGctcccagtggcctgtactacgaagcggggttactggcttatcggggtaacttgttggatttaaggtagtctgggcaaaatgtaagtgagcgaatatgaagtccatttaaactgtggtaccttaaatctgacaagttaccccgataagccagtaaccccgcttcgtagtacaggccactggtctgctctgtgttacagtCTGATCATTTTTGGCCCCCTGTGCTCCTTTTCCTTTCGCCTTACTTGCCGTTTTGTCTAAACAAAGCCCCTTTTGATTTTCCCCATCTTTGCCTTCGCTTCCTTTCTTCCCGCTATGTGACAATCTCTCTGCCGACCACAGAATTTGAatcggtgaccttctgatcacgagCACAGCATCCTCAGCCACTACCACAACAGAGTCTGATTACAGCGCCATCAGGCAACACATTAGCAAAAAATCTTTTTAGCTCCTGTACATGCTGTTTAAAGTCTATTCAGAAATTGAATTTATAAGTTATGCAAGAAATAGCAATTGTTATAgtcagttttattatttttaaaagctaaGAATGCATTCACTTAGAGGGCATTAACTTTCCTACtaactttatattttgtgttcAAAACGTCAGTCATAACAtgaaactgtataaatataaatctgtcaATCAAACATCTAAACTCTGTATATTTGAAGTGCAAAAATGACGTGTATATAGGGTAACCACAATGACTTGCTTTAGTATCAGATGTAATTAATCCATCAAAAagtgattttaatttttaaaactacATTTAAGACGTAGAAAAGCAATACTCATTACTAATATGGGGAACAGCCTATCAGGATcataaatattattatgatttatttttgaATAATACACGCAAGATATATATCGCATCGCGGTCCGTTGCCATGGATACAGTTGCGGGATTCGAACCTGAACTGTGGAAAAGACCACTGTGAAAACCTAAAGCACACGAAAAGACATTGAGTCCTGAGAAGACATTGAAAGAAGTTGACAACGAACTGCATTTCAGGGAAACAACAGCTACCACAACAATATACAGATCACTAAGGTTGAGCGGGATTCCCTGCGATCACCAAAAGGTACAGTGATCATCTCTGAAAGCGCCTCGCTTCGCTGGGGTTAGCTCTACAAAGTGGGGCGCGTTTGGTTCCTACCGCCTGCCTGGTGCCCGTATTCGTTATTttgctctttttaaaaaaatttaaaaatcagtgtAAAGAGTAAAGTGTTTAAAGGTTTTATTAAAGAGAAATTAGATCTTTTCATCCAAATCGAGTGTTTAATTCAAAAATTACTCAGTCAAATACTCCGTTTCGTCAAAGTTTTTTTACTTCAAGACCATCAGAAAGAAGAAAACTAAACATTCTTTCACAACAAGCTCCTTGCAGTTAAAGTAAGCTTTCTTTATGTCATGATATTCATCTGAAGGTTGAGCTTAATTAGCGCGAAATTCGAGGTTTACTACGTATATTGCTACACCATAGTATTACGTTTAGTCAGCGCGGGGGAAAAACCCCAACATATTTGTCTCCAATTTAAATACGAACATTTTGTAATAGGGGATGTTAGCCAGTTAGCTGCGCCACGTGACTCACCTGCTTTACAACCCAAGCCGGCATTAGAACGCAGGTCGGCTAACACCTCGTCAGTGCGCCCCCTAGCGGAGTTACCCCACTGCCTCCGCGCTGCTCCGCAGGGATGGCGAGGTGCGCGCACTTCAGGCACCAGCACCTCATTCAGCAGGAGGCACAAGATCCATCCAGGCAAGACTGCAGCGGCCCGGAGCAGCAGGAGGAATCCATCGTCATGGAGCAGCAGGAAATGGCTGCTTTCTTCACACTGCTAGGTGGGTTAGATTAGTTCCAGCGTGAGGAAGAGCtttaaatgatcttttaaatctgcttttatgtaatgaaaatataacatcaaaataaaatgcatttcattacaagtacagtatatgtgcctGCTTTATGTATACTGGATGAATTCAAATATTGAAAAAATGATTTCATGATGCCCTCAGATGATGATCTGATCCAGGATTTCCTCTGCATGGACTCCTGCTATAAGATGACTGACAAGGTAACTTTAATGCATTGGTTTTGCTACATTAATCACTGTAAGCAAAGCAGAGACGACTTTTTCCATCCCTTTGCTCTTCATCTCAGTACCTGCTGGCGATGACCTTCGTCTACTTCAGGAGAGCTCACTTCACTCCTAGTGAGCAGACGAGGATGAACTTCTTCATCGCCCTGTAAGTGACGGCATGCTATGGTGGGCAATATAgatgaatgttaaaataataagaaaaacaatttcCTCCATCAGCATGAGGATAAGTCTTGGATGAAACTGTTGGAGGTCAGCCAGCCAATGGATCTTGGAATAGTGaattcttcctctccccagCTATCTTGCTAACAtgatggaggaggaagagatgggAACCAGGTTCGAGATCTTCCCCTGGGCCTTGGGTGAAACCTGGACAAGTCAGTTTCCCACCTTCCTGAAGAAGAAGGACCAGCTCTGGGCACGGATGGAGTACAGGACTGCTGTCAGCTCCCGCTGCTGTGAGGAGGTACAGTATGTTGCCTGATCTTTAATACAAGTAAATGACATTAATCTTCAGCCACCATGAGGCTTGAAATGTCTCAGAGCAGAGGGAAGGGTTTCTCATCATTAATGACCTTTTCTGTCTTACTGTAACTTAAGCTAAGCTAAGGGCTGTTTGCTCACTGTTGTCTTTGGGGGCAGATACCAAATGACTGTTATCATAAGTGGTGTTTGTTGCTGGTGTCGCAGTGAGTCACGTTCTGCCATCTGATCCATGTATGTCCGTGTCCCCATGCAGGTGATGGCCATCGTACCCTCCCACTCTCTGTGGAAGCGGGAGCGCCCCGAACATCACAGCGGGGCTCAGCGGCACTACGACAGAGAGGGCCTTCAGCGGCCCCGGGGCCCATCTGCTGCACCCATCGCCTGCACGCTCTGCGACAGGAGGACCATCCAGACCCAGGAACCTTGTGCTTCTGAACACGCAGGGAGCCCAGAGTGTAAGTATGAGCTCTAAATGCCAGTTTTTCTGTAGTGCATAGCCTGTCAGTTTTTATGCACTGCAACTTGatccagttattttcttttAGATCTACATTAGTCTTCCCAGAATTGTTGTCACTGAGCACTTTTCTTAAAAAGTTAAATTTTACGTTCATTGTACATTTTGCAATCCATCTATTGGTTCATTGAGATTTTCCCCAGTTCCTTGTTCGCTGTCTTGTGTGGACCTCTCAGCCATCAATGAGCCtattacattttactgaaaCATAGAGAGCAGAGCTACAGGTCAAAGTCTTAGCTCAGTCTAGCAGGCCTAGAGACACTTAGCGTCAGTATTTACTGTTGTCTGCTACGTTTTTCAGCCAGCGCACAAGGCGGAGAAGCAGAAGAGGATGGAGCCCTGGTCCGGATCAATGAAGAGTAGGTTCTTCTTGGGTAGaatgaaaacctgcacacacagcctAATCGTGTGCTTTAATTCATTACTCCTACAGATGTGCTGTACTGAGTATTTCAGGTATTTCGTGGTTCTTCATCCCTGCATCACATGTATTCTATTCCAGCACATTAACTGTAAATCACAAGACCTTGTTTGGAAATGATGGTCTTTGGCGCCAATTATGGTAACATCAAGACATCTGTGCAA is a genomic window containing:
- the LOC140581892 gene encoding speedy protein A-like; this encodes MARCAHFRHQHLIQQEAQDPSRQDCSGPEQQEESIVMEQQEMAAFFTLLDDDLIQDFLCMDSCYKMTDKYLLAMTFVYFRRAHFTPSEQTRMNFFIALYLANMMEEEEMGTRFEIFPWALGETWTSQFPTFLKKKDQLWARMEYRTAVSSRCCEEVMAIVPSHSLWKRERPEHHSGAQRHYDREGLQRPRGPSAAPIACTLCDRRTIQTQEPCASEHAGSPESSAQGGEAEEDGALVRINEERRGSKRTRDGQLKDHSCCPDPLEGPSHPDPRGRPQDLGFPSGAHVGALVPGWIVVQPGFYMIQPHFWIPASWPGLPAPQP